From Leptolyngbyaceae cyanobacterium:
GTCAACAGTTAATTTACGGTTCTCAAGGCAATATAAAAATTTGCGACTTATCAACAAAAACAGAGATAGTTTCACTCGCGGGTCATCTCCATCACATAACTGCGATCGCAATTACCCCTGACGGCAAACGAATGGTTTCTGCTTCTGGTAGCAGCCCTTATTTTGGCCCAGAAGATACTTTAGATGGAGATAATCACGCGCTTAAAGTTTGGGATTTAGAAACACAAACAGAATTATTTACTTTCACTGGCGACCCCAGAAAAGTGAATGCGGTGGCAATTACACCAGATGGAAAGCGGGTAATTTACGGAACGGATTACCAAAATCATAACGCTCTAAAATATTGGGATTTAGAAACCGGAGAACCGCCAATTCCTTTAATCGCTTATGACAAAAAAGTAAACGGTTTAGCAATTGCACCCAATGGCAATTTTATGGTTTCCGTGGCAGATGATGCCACTCTCAAAGTATGGGATTTGTCAAGTCTAGAAGCGATCGCCACTTTCACTGGAGAAGATGCCCTAGAATCTTGCGCGATCGCACCCGATAACGCGACAATTGTCGCCGGAGAGCGATCGGGTAGGCTGCATTTCCTGCAATTGCAAGGTTGGTGAACTAAGTTGAAAAAAGCGCGATCGCTTTCTGTGCGTTGTCGTGCTTGCTAGAAAAAAGCCTCACATCTTGTAGCAATGTAGCAAGGGAGGTTCTACCTCCCCGATCTCGTTCCCAGCTTTAACCTAGAAACAAAAAACAATATCAACAATATCATCGGTAAACACACCATAGAATTTAAACAGTTGAATTGAAGAAATTAAGAATTATGTTAGGCGCAATAATTGGCGATATTATCGGATCGATTCATGAAGGATACAGCCTGCGAACCAAATAATTTTTACTCTTTATTCCCCAGCGATATTTTACCGATGACAGCGTGTTAACTATTGCGGTTGCCGATATTATTCTCAATGGTGGAGAGTATGCTAAAAAATTCAAACAATACTGCCAAAACTACCCAGATGCCGGCTACGGAAAGAATTTTTACTCTTGGGGAATGTCGGAAAACACTGAACCATACAATAGTTGGGGTAACGGTTCGGCAATGCGCGTCAGTCCAGTAGGTTTTGCTTTCGATCGTCTCGAAACAGTATTAGAAGAAGCTAAACGCACTGCGGAAGTTACCCATAACCACCCAGAAGGAGTTAAGGGCGCTCAAGCAACAGCTTCAGCGATTTTTCTAGCTCGAACAAATCATATAGCCATCCTATTTGAGTAATAACCCCACCCTAGCCCTCCCCTTGGTAAGGGGAGGGTTGGGAGGGGTCTAGTTGTTCGCAATTCATTTAGGATTGCTATAGTAAAGCAGAA
This genomic window contains:
- a CDS encoding ADP-ribosylglycohydrolase family protein, with product MPQRYFTDDSVLTIAVADIILNGGEYAKKFKQYCQNYPDAGYGKNFYSWGMSENTEPYNSWGNGSAMRVSPVGFAFDRLETVLEEAKRTAEVTHNHPEGVKGAQATASAIFLARTNHIAILFE